The segment CTTATGCTGCCACACCCGCGTTGCCAGCTGTGAGGTCACCCCAATGTACAGCGTGCCGTTCCGTTTGCTGGCCAGGATGTAAACGCAGAACTGCTTGTTCATATCGCCAAACGCCAAACTGGATTCCCGCTTTCGCGGGAATGACGGCCATAACACCGAACAGGATCAGGGTCGGCACCACGTTACCCGCAAATTTGTCGCGCGCCCCCGGCAGCAGGCAGCGCTCACGGCGAGTTCCATGCCAAAGCCATCGCGGCGCCGATGCCCCCAGCCGCGTGACCGCCGCCGAAGTCAGCGGCAGCATACTGCGCCGGCAGCGTCCGATTCGTGTCGATCTTCCTTGACTCTTCGGGCCTAGTCCGACTAGAGACAGCCCGGTTGAAGCTTCACTTCGGCGGCACGAAGGCAGGTGATGAGTTCAGCACTCAGACCGCTCGGTTCGCCCGTAGGCGAACAGTCAGTTATCCGCACCCGGCGCGTGTTTGTCGGCCGCGAGCGCGAGCTGGCGCTGGTGCGTGCAGCCTTCGCCGAGACTTTGGCCGAACAGGTGCGCGCGCTCACGCTTACCGGCGAGCCGGGTATTGGCAAGAGCCGCTTGGCCGAGGAGGCGGCCAACGAAGCCTGCCGGGGTGGGGCGAGGGTGCTGTGGGGCCGGTGCTGGGAAGGTGAAGGTGCGGGCTCGTACTGGCCGTGGACCCAGGTGATCCGCAGCTACCTGGCGGGGAGCGAGCCGCAAGCATGGTGCCGTCACCTGGGGGCAGCCGCCGCCGACATCGCGACGCTGGTGCCGGAGCTGCGCCAGCAACTGCCTGAGCTGCCGGATTCGCCGCGGATCGATCCGCGGCAGGCGCGCCTGCGCTTGTTCGACACCGTGGCCAAGCTGTTGCACCAGGCCTCGCGCAGCGCCCCGTTGGTAATCGTGCTCGACGATCTCCACTGGGCCGATACCGCGTCGCTGTTGCTGCTCCAGTTTCTCGCCCAGCACCTGTGCCAAGCGCGGGTGCTGCTGTTGGCCACGTACCGAGACACCGCCGCGCCGCGCAGCCCGGGCGGGGCGCAGCTGCTGGCGCAGCTGGCGCGAGCGGCCGAGCGCGTGGTGCTGGGCGGACTGAGCCAGCCGGAGGTGGCCCACTTCGTTCACGCGCTGACTGGGCGACCGGCCTCGTTGCCGCTGGTGACCGCGGTGTATAACGCGACCGAGGGCAATCCGTTCTTCGTTGTCGAGTATCTGAGCCTGTGGCTACTAGAGGGGAGTTTTCCGACCGCCACGGCCCGCCCGCTGCCGGCGCGCCTGCGCCTGATCATTGATCGCTGGCTCGGGCAGCTCTCCGGTGCCTGCCGGCGGCTGCTCGGCATCGCGGCGGTCGCCGGGCGCGAGTTCGACGCCGAGCTGCTGGCGCAGGTTGCCGGCACCGCCTATGCGCCCGAGCTGGCGGCAACGCTGGAGGAAGCCCTGCCGGCCCGGGTGATCGTGCCGGTCGCCGGCAGTGCCACGGCTTACAGCTTCAGCCACGCCATCATTCGTGAGGCGGTTTATGAAGCTCTCGGCCAGGCGCGGCGCCTGGAGCTGCACCGAGAGGTTGGCGAAGCACTGGAGCAACGCTACGCGGCCGACCTCGACTCGCACCTGCCGGAGCTGGCGCATCACTTCTGGAACGCCGGCCATGACCGCAGAGCATACACGTATGCGCTGAGGGCGGGCGCCCAAGCCATGACCAGCTTGGCGTACGAAGAGGCCGCGCAGCATTGCGAGCGCGCGCTGGCGGCCTTCGATCTGTGCCGCGAGCGCCCGCCGCAGGCCAGCGCTGCCACCGCCAAGAGCGAGCTTGCCGAGCCCATGGCGCACGACGAGCAGCGCTGCGAACTGCTGCTGGCGCTGGCCGAGGCGCAATGGCGCGGGGGCGAGATGCCGGCGGCCAAGCAGACCTTGCGTAAGGCCGCCGCCAGCGCGCGGCGGCGGCTGCGCTTGCGCCAACATCATCGCCGCTGGGCCGTGCTGCTGGCGCGCGCCGCCCTCGGCACGGGCACGGGGCTGGTGGGCGTGGATGCCGGCGTGGTCGACCGGCAAGCCGTGGCGCTGCTGGAGGAAGCCTTGCAAGCGCTGGGGAACGGCGAGCGCAGACTGCGCGCGCGCTTGCTCGGCCGCCTGGCCGAGCACCTTTACTACGATGCCGCTGCTGCTTCTCGACGCGAGCGCTTGACGCGCGAAGCTCTGGCCATTGCCCGCACGCTCGACGACCCGGCCACGCTCCTGCATGCGCTCAGCACGCGCCTGTTTGCCATCGGTGCCCCCGATAGCTTGAGCGAGCGCCTGGTGCTGGCGCGCGAGATCATTGCGCTGGCGGAGCGGATCCAGGAGCCGGAGTTCGCCGCCAACGCCCGCGTCTGGCTGGTCACCGACCTGCTGGAACGCGGCGAACTGCCCGCTGCCGATATGGAGGCCGCGGCCGCCGCCCGCATGGCGGAGCAGCTGCGGCAACCGGCCTTGATCTGGCAAGCGGCGCTACCAAGCGCTCTGCACGCCATCCTCGCCGGCCGCTTCGAGGCCGGCGAGCGTCTGGCCAACGACGCGCTGGCACTGGGTCTGCGGGCGCAAACCCCGGATGCCTTGCACTTCTTCGGCGTGCAAATGCTGGCGCTGCGGCGCGAGTACGGCGACCTCGAGGAAGTAACTGCCGGCGCGCGCCATTTCGCCAATCAGCTGGCGCCGGTGCCGGCGTGGCGCGCGGCACTCGCCGACCTCTACGGCCGGCTCGGCCACGAGGCGGAGGCACGGCGCGAGTTTGAACACCTGGCGCGCAACGATTTCACCGATCTGCCGCGCGATCAGAACTGGTTCATCAGCATGGCACTGCTATCCGAGACCTGCGCGCGCTTGCACGACACCGCCCGCGCCGCGGTCCTGTACCGGCAGCTGCGGCCGTACGCCGAGCGCGTCGTGGTGGTGGCCCCCGCGCTGGCGAGCTGCGGCGCCGTCGCGCGCTACCTCGGTATCCTCGCTACCGTGCAAGGTCGCTGGGGTGAAGCCGCACACCATTTCGAGCACGCCCTCGCTATGAACGCGCTAATCGGAGCGCGCCCCTGCCTCGCCCACACCCAGCGTGAATACGCCGAGATGCTTTTGCGCGCACCCTCCCCCTCCCACAACCACGGTGAGGTTGAGGGCGGGCGCGAGCGCGCGCGCGGCCTCCTCGACCAAGCCATTGTTACTTACCGCGAGCTGGCCATGAGCCCTTACCTCGAGCAGGCCGAAACGCTGCGCGCTGAAACCGTCAGGCAGCTACGGCCGGCCGATACACCCGGCCTGCTGCACCCCCGTGCTGCCGGCGCCGCCCCGAACACCTTCCGCCGCGACGGCAAGCGCTGGATCCTGGCCTGGGAGAGCAAGACGCTGCAGCTCAGAGACGGCCACGGCCTGCGCTACATCGCCGAGCTGCTGCGCCGGCCGCATGCGCCGATTCACGCCGCCGAGTTGGCGAAATTGACGATGAGTGCTGACCCCGGCGAGGGCGCCGGCGCTTACCGGCAGATGTCATCGGAGCAACTGGCGCGCGAGCACTTGTCACTGTGCCGCGCCGACAGCGCGGCTCCGGCAGCCGACGGCCGCGCCAAGAGCGAATACGCCCGCCAGTTGCACGAGCTAGGCGCCGAGCTGAAAGAGGCGGAAGCCCGCAACGACCTCGGGCGCATAGCCGGCCTGCGCCAGCACATCGATGGCATCGAGACCGCGCTGACCGGCGCACTGCGGCATGCGCGCCCGGCTGATGAGCGGGTACGCAAACAGGTCTCCAATGCCATCAGCCGGGCGCTGAGTGCCATCGAGCGCCTGCACCCCGCCCTCGCCGTGCACCTGCGCCGCGGGTTGCACACCGGGAAGTTTTGCGCCTATCGGCCGCCGGGGATTGTTGACTGGGAGCTGTAAGTTAGCCGGCAGGCCGGATGTTGTGTTTTTTACTGGAAATGGTTCACCGCGTGATGCCAGGCATCACACCTGATGACCATTGTCACTACCGGCAACTTTTTTCTTGACGGCGCAGCCGTAGTTGTTTAGCCGAGGCTGCGTTGATCGCGATCACCGCATGTGGGATCGCGATGCCAGAGCGACGGCAATGACGGGATGTTCATGGCTGGCTCGTTTTTCACTCACTGTATCAGCCATGCCGGTATTGGTCGGCTCTTGGTAGGCACGGGAAAACGCGACCTCCGGGCGCGTTTTCCTGGTGAGTTCGCTGAAGCCGCGCCGCCCAAGTTGCTACGCCTTGGCGTAGCAGGTGAGGCCGAGATGTAGCGCTTTGATCGGTAGAGCCGGCTGGGCACGCGCTGCAAGCGGGGGCACAACGCCCGGCAAGGGCCAAGAGGGAAAGGGGGGAGCCAATGGAACAGCAACGTCCGCAGGTGATGGTGATCCGCACGGAGAAGTCGATGGGGACGGCTTACGCGCTGCTGATCTTGCTCGGGCAGCTGGGTCTACACCGGTTCTATCTGAACCGGGTGGGATCGGGGATTGCGCAGTTGCTGCTCGGGATCATCGGCTGGGCCACGTCGTTTCTTCTGATTGGCTTTGTGCTGCTGGTGCCGTTGTGGATTTGGCTGGTCATCGATCTGTTCATTACCGCGGGCATGGTGCGCGCGGCCAACGCGGTGTGACGTAGGTCAGCAAGAGTCATAGGAGGGGCCTTCATGTTCATGGATGCTTCAGGTTTCTTCTCTCGTCGGGGATGGCGTACCGGTGTCGTCATGCTCTCTGCCCTTGTCATCGGATGTGGTGGAGGGGGTGGAGGTGAGGGAGGCGGCGGCGCCGAAGTTTGCGCCGACCCGGAGGCGTGCACCGAGGTCGCCTCGGGCGTAGCCGTCTCGACCGTGGTCTCCTTTACCGCCGCCTTGACGGATATCCCCGGCACCGACCTGAGCGGCAGCGCGGCGGCGCTCGGCCGGGCTGGCCGGCGCCCGCTGGAAATCGCGCGGGAGCTCGCCTTGGCCGCAGTCGTGCCCGCGAGCGGCGGCGCTCAGGCAGGCGGTGCGGCGGAGTGCGGGCGCTGCCCGCTGGGCGGGACCGTCTGCGCCTCGTGCAGCGAAGGCGGCGGTAGCAGCACCGTCAGCGGGTCGTTCTCCAGTTGCAGGGGGGAAGACGACTACGGGAACACGCTGCTCATGAACGGCAATCTGTCCGTCACGGTGGGTGCCGCCGGGGTGTGCCGCACCGGTGAAGTTCCCGACGGCGTCAGCATGAGAATGCGGCTGAACGGTTTCTCGGTGGTGATCACCGATCGGTACGGGGACACCATCGGGCGGCTGACCGCGAGCTTCACGGCGAGCATCGAGCCACACGGGTACGGCTGCGCGGGTGAGGATTTCACCGAGTCTCTCGACGGCTCCTTCGACATCCAATCGGCGGAAGATGACGTCAATGGGGCATTGCGATTTCGGGCGCTGCGACTCGAGGTCGAGTCAGCTGGCTTTCCCTGTGTTCGCGACATCCGGGCCAACGGCGGCTTTGACGTCAACGACCGCGCCAACGGCCGGCGCTTTTCGCAGGACTTCCGCGAGTTCCACGTCACGCTGGCCGACGCCGGCGGTGAGATCGTAGCCACGCTGGCTGGCGGCGTGAAGATCGACTGCGTCGGCGACGTCACGCTCCAGACCCGCTCGCCGATCCGACTCGCCCGGGGCACAGCCTGCCCGCACGACGGCCTGTTGGCAGTCACCCGCTCCGAGGGCACCGGGCTGATTCATTTCACCGCGTCCGGCGGCGTCGAGTTCGACTACGACGGGAACGGGACGGTAGATGCCTTCGCCGCCAGCTGCGAGGACGAGTCAGTGAGCCAGTGCCGGTAAGCGCCAGCCTTATGAGACAAGATCCTCACCACGAATTGCGCGAAGAGCACGAAGGGAGAAGACCGGAGCGTCCCCTCCTCGGCCGACCATTGGTCCCATCTTTCACCGCCGCCTTCGTGACCTTTGTGCCCTTCGGTGAACTTCTTGTCCGGTCAGAATTAACCAAGGCCCCCGAAGGAACCGAAGGAAGGGCCATGACGGTCCCGAGAGACCGCCGAATAGGACGACAAACTCGAAGGAGGAGGCCAAGATGACGAAGCAGCAATGGCAATCGCTCGTGATGACCATGTGGCTTGCCGGTTTGGCCGGCTGTGCCGCCAAGATTCCGGTCAAGATGACCTTGCCGGCGGAGACCGATTTGTCGCGCTTCCGCCGGGTGGCGATTCTGCGCTTCCAAGGTAACGGCGGTGATCAGCTGGGCAACGCGCTGGAGGCCACCTTGATGAATGCGCAGGTCAACGGCGAGCCCTACTTCACGCTCGTCAGCCGCGACCGGCTCGATCAGGTCTTGCAGGAACAGAAGCTCGGCACCAGCGGGCTGGTCGATGACAGCAGCGCCGCCCGGGTCGGCAAGGTGCTCGGGGTCGACGGCATGATTGCCGGTTCGGTCAACGAATACGGCACCCGCGACCGCCAGTACAGCGAGGTGCGCGAGGAGACGCATGACAAGAAGACCTACCACGTCACCTACAACTGCATCGAGCGCACCGCGCGCATTCACCTGAACACCAAGTTCATCGACACTTCGACTACGGCCATCGCCATGAGCGTGCCGCTGCAAGGGCACGGCCGGGACCAGGACTGCCAGCGCGCCGGCACCCAGCTGAGCGTAATCGACAGCAACGACATGTTACGCAGCGCCACCGACGAGATGTTCGGTGCCTTTGCCAGGAAGATCGCGCCGCACGACGTGGTGGTGAACATCGAGCTGCGCGAAAAGGACGACGACATCGGCTTC is part of the Deltaproteobacteria bacterium genome and harbors:
- a CDS encoding GIY-YIG nuclease family protein, whose product is MNKQFCVYILASKRNGTLYIGVTSQLATRVWQHK
- a CDS encoding NINE protein, encoding MVIRTEKSMGTAYALLILLGQLGLHRFYLNRVGSGIAQLLLGIIGWATSFLLIGFVLLVPLWIWLVIDLFITAGMVRAANAV
- a CDS encoding AAA family ATPase, whose product is MSSALRPLGSPVGEQSVIRTRRVFVGRERELALVRAAFAETLAEQVRALTLTGEPGIGKSRLAEEAANEACRGGARVLWGRCWEGEGAGSYWPWTQVIRSYLAGSEPQAWCRHLGAAAADIATLVPELRQQLPELPDSPRIDPRQARLRLFDTVAKLLHQASRSAPLVIVLDDLHWADTASLLLLQFLAQHLCQARVLLLATYRDTAAPRSPGGAQLLAQLARAAERVVLGGLSQPEVAHFVHALTGRPASLPLVTAVYNATEGNPFFVVEYLSLWLLEGSFPTATARPLPARLRLIIDRWLGQLSGACRRLLGIAAVAGREFDAELLAQVAGTAYAPELAATLEEALPARVIVPVAGSATAYSFSHAIIREAVYEALGQARRLELHREVGEALEQRYAADLDSHLPELAHHFWNAGHDRRAYTYALRAGAQAMTSLAYEEAAQHCERALAAFDLCRERPPQASAATAKSELAEPMAHDEQRCELLLALAEAQWRGGEMPAAKQTLRKAAASARRRLRLRQHHRRWAVLLARAALGTGTGLVGVDAGVVDRQAVALLEEALQALGNGERRLRARLLGRLAEHLYYDAAAASRRERLTREALAIARTLDDPATLLHALSTRLFAIGAPDSLSERLVLAREIIALAERIQEPEFAANARVWLVTDLLERGELPAADMEAAAAARMAEQLRQPALIWQAALPSALHAILAGRFEAGERLANDALALGLRAQTPDALHFFGVQMLALRREYGDLEEVTAGARHFANQLAPVPAWRAALADLYGRLGHEAEARREFEHLARNDFTDLPRDQNWFISMALLSETCARLHDTARAAVLYRQLRPYAERVVVVAPALASCGAVARYLGILATVQGRWGEAAHHFEHALAMNALIGARPCLAHTQREYAEMLLRAPSPSHNHGEVEGGRERARGLLDQAIVTYRELAMSPYLEQAETLRAETVRQLRPADTPGLLHPRAAGAAPNTFRRDGKRWILAWESKTLQLRDGHGLRYIAELLRRPHAPIHAAELAKLTMSADPGEGAGAYRQMSSEQLAREHLSLCRADSAAPAADGRAKSEYARQLHELGAELKEAEARNDLGRIAGLRQHIDGIETALTGALRHARPADERVRKQVSNAISRALSAIERLHPALAVHLRRGLHTGKFCAYRPPGIVDWEL
- a CDS encoding tetratricopeptide repeat protein, which encodes MTKQQWQSLVMTMWLAGLAGCAAKIPVKMTLPAETDLSRFRRVAILRFQGNGGDQLGNALEATLMNAQVNGEPYFTLVSRDRLDQVLQEQKLGTSGLVDDSSAARVGKVLGVDGMIAGSVNEYGTRDRQYSEVREETHDKKTYHVTYNCIERTARIHLNTKFIDTSTTAIAMSVPLQGHGRDQDCQRAGTQLSVIDSNDMLRSATDEMFGAFARKIAPHDVVVNIELREKDDDIGFFGGGAESAKAATEHIKTGVTYAKGGNWSLAISSWEQAAQAHPNSAAAFYDIGVAYEAQGQLEKAREQYRKAAQLRAESLYVQATGTIEKRIRDREAVRRQTEGRPE